A genome region from Labilibaculum antarcticum includes the following:
- the nrfD gene encoding NrfD/PsrC family molybdoenzyme membrane anchor subunit has product MYVSPIREPLITGKKTYKQITDEISAPIEGKAGKAWYVGITITISALFFGLAMMGWTIWQGIGTWGLNKTIGWGWGITNFVWWVGIGHAGTFISAILLLFRQKWRTSINRSAEAMTLFAVMCAGLFPLIHMGRPLLAFFVFPYPNTRGLWVNFNSPLLWDVFAISTYFSVSLLFWYVGLIPDIGTIRDKVKSKFKKAIYGFLSFGWTGSARHWSRHETMSLILAGLAAPLVLSVHSIVSSDFATSVIPGWHTTIFPPYFVSGAIFSGFAMVLTLLIITRKVLNLESYITVGHVESMNKIIIATGSIVGIAYITELFIAWYSGVEYEQYAFLNRATGPYWWAYAIMMTCNVISPQLLWFKKLRRNLAFTFVLSIFINIGMWFERFVIIVTSLHRDYLPSSWSMYSPTVVEVGIFIGTLGLFFTCFLLFIRVFPVIAIAEVKTVMKSSGENFTNKDKNE; this is encoded by the coding sequence ATGTATGTGTCGCCAATTCGTGAACCATTAATCACGGGGAAAAAAACGTATAAACAGATTACTGATGAGATTTCTGCTCCAATAGAAGGAAAAGCGGGGAAAGCTTGGTACGTTGGAATAACAATCACGATATCAGCATTGTTTTTTGGCTTAGCCATGATGGGATGGACCATTTGGCAAGGAATTGGAACCTGGGGATTGAATAAAACCATTGGATGGGGTTGGGGAATAACCAACTTTGTGTGGTGGGTAGGAATCGGTCATGCCGGTACGTTTATTTCGGCCATATTATTACTGTTTCGTCAGAAATGGAGAACCAGTATCAATCGATCTGCCGAGGCAATGACCCTTTTCGCAGTAATGTGCGCCGGTTTGTTTCCTCTAATTCATATGGGACGTCCACTACTTGCTTTCTTTGTGTTTCCTTATCCAAATACGCGTGGTCTTTGGGTAAATTTCAACTCACCACTGCTGTGGGATGTGTTTGCCATCAGTACTTATTTTAGTGTTTCTCTTCTATTTTGGTATGTTGGTTTAATACCAGATATAGGAACCATTCGCGACAAGGTGAAATCAAAATTTAAAAAAGCGATTTACGGATTTTTGAGTTTTGGTTGGACAGGATCTGCCAGACACTGGAGCAGACATGAAACCATGAGTTTAATATTGGCCGGATTGGCCGCACCGCTTGTACTCTCGGTCCACAGTATTGTAAGTTCCGATTTCGCAACTTCGGTAATTCCGGGATGGCACACGACAATTTTCCCGCCTTATTTTGTTTCCGGAGCTATCTTTTCTGGCTTTGCAATGGTGTTGACCCTTTTAATAATAACTAGAAAAGTATTAAATCTGGAAAGCTATATTACCGTTGGTCATGTTGAATCGATGAATAAAATTATTATCGCAACAGGATCGATTGTTGGTATTGCATACATCACCGAATTGTTTATTGCCTGGTATTCGGGCGTTGAATATGAGCAATATGCATTTCTGAATCGGGCAACCGGACCTTATTGGTGGGCCTATGCAATCATGATGACCTGTAATGTGATTTCTCCGCAACTGCTTTGGTTCAAAAAACTGAGACGAAATCTCGCATTTACCTTCGTTCTATCCATTTTCATCAACATTGGAATGTGGTTCGAACGATTTGTAATCATCGTAACCTCTTTGCACCGCGATTATCTGCCTTCAAGTTGGTCGATGTATAGTCCAACTGTTGTTGAAGTCGGAATATTTATTGGAACCTTAGGTTTATTTTTCACCTGTTTCCTTTTATTTATTCGGGTATTCCCGGTAATTGCAATTGCTGAGGTGAAGACCGTAATGAAAAGCTCTGGGGAAAATTTTACAAATAAGGATAAAAACGAATAA